A window of Cellulosimicrobium protaetiae genomic DNA:
GCCCAGGTCGTGGTCGACGCGCCCGTGGGGGTCGCGTCGGACGAGGCCGCGATCCGCTCGCTCATCGCCCCCGATACCGGCGAGCCCGCGGCCGTGCTGACGTTCGAGCACGAGCACGTCCCGAACGCGCTGCTCATGGACCTCCTCGAGCACGGGACGCCCGTGCGCCCCGGCCCCGACGCGCTCGTGCACGCCCAGGACAAGATCGTCATGCGGCGCCGGCTCACCGAGCTGGGCGTGCCCTGCCCGCGCTGGGCCGCGCTCCCGACCGCGCCCGACGCCGCCCGCACCGCCCTCGCGGACTTCCTCGCCGAGGTCGGGGGAGAGGCGGTCGTGAAGACGGCGCGCGGCGGGTACGACGGCAAGGGCGTCCGGGTCGTCTCGGTCGCCGACGGCGGGCCCGAGCAGGTCGCCGAGTGGATCGAGGCGGCCGCCGCGGGCGGCCCCGCGCTGCTCGTCGAGGAGAAGGTGCCCTTCACGCGCGAGCTGGCCGTCCTCGTGGCGCGCCGCCCGTCCGGGGGGACCGACGGTCGCGGCGAGGTGCGGACCTGGCCCGTGGTCGAGTCGATCCAGCGCGACGGCGTGTGCGCGGAGGTGATCGCGCCCGCGCCCGGGCTCACGGACCCCGAGGCGGAGCGCGCCCGCGACGCCGCGGTGCGGATCGCGGAGGGCCTCGGCGTCACCGGGGTGCTCGCGGTCGAGATGTTCGAGGTCGCGGGCGAGGACGGGCCGCGCGTGCTGGTCAACGAGCTCGCGATGCGCCCCCACAACTCCGGCCACTGGACCATCGACGGCGCCGTGACGAGCCAGTTCGAGCAGCACCTGCGGGCCGTCCTGGACCTGCCGCTCGGCGACACGGCGGCCACGGCGCACTGGACCGTCATGGCGAACGTGCTCGGCTCGACGCTCGGCGCGCTGACCGACGCGCTGCCCGACGTCCTCGCCGCCCACCCCGACGCGAAGGTCAACCTGTACGGCAAGGGCGTACGCCCCGGGCGCAAGCTCGGGCACGTCAACGTGAGCGGCGACGATCTGGACGAGGTCCGGCGTCGGGCGCTCGCCGCGGCCGCGATCCTGCGGGGCGAGCGCCCCGAGAGCACCGTCGAGGACTCCGAGAACGAGGAGCGAGCATGAGCGAGAACCCTGTCGTCGGCATCGTCATGGGGTCGGACTCCGACTGGCCCGTCATGGAGGCCGCGGCCGACGCGCTCGCCGAGTTCGGCGTTCCCGTCGAGGTCGACGTCGTCTCCGCGCACCGCATGCCCGTCGAGATGATCGACTACGGCCGCACCGCCGCCGAGCGTGGCCTGCGCGTGATCGTCGCGGGCGCCGGGGGAGCGGCGCACCTGCCGGGCATGCTGGCCGCCGTGACGCCGCTCCCGGTGATCGGTGTCCCCGTGCCGCTGCGCCACCTCGACGGCATGGACTCGCTCCTGTCGATCGTCCAGATGCCCGCGGGCGTCCCCGTCGCGACGGTCTCCGTCGGCGGGGCGCGCAACGCGGGACTGCTCGCCGCGCGCATCCTCGCGACCGGCACCGACGACGCCTCGGCGCGACTGCGCGAGCAGATGGTCGCGTTCCAGGCCGACCTCGGCGACCAGGCGCGCGCGAAGGGCGCGCGCCTGCGCGCCTCCCGCTCGGGGGAGCAGCGCACGGGCTTCGGCGCCTAGATCACGCTCGTCCGCGGGCGGCCGACTCTCGCGGACGCGATCGGCCCGTCGAGGGTCCGGTGTGACGACGCCCTGCTCGACGGCTACTGCGGGAGCCCGCCGACCGGGCCCGGAGGAAGGTTGCCGTCGCGGACGTCGACCCAGAACTGCCCGACGGTCTCGGGGTCGAGCTGCACCGTCGACCCGACGTTCCCGCCCGGGCGGTAGTCCGGGTTCGAGATCGGTGGCGTGCCCGTGACGCCGTCGGGGCCGTTGGCCTTGCGGAACGCGAGGGCGAGCTTGCCGAGGTCGATGATCCCGGTGCTCTGGTCGACCGTGAGCGCCCCGATGCCGGAGTCGAGGAGCGCGACCTGGTCGCCGGGTCGGAAGACGATGCTCGGGTTCGCCGCCTTCGCGCTGATCGCACCGATGACCTGGCGCTGACGCTCGGCGCGTCCGATGTCGCCCTTCGGGTCGGAGTAGCGCATCCGCGAGAACGCGAGCGCGGTGTGCCCGTCCGCGACGTGGCACCCCGCCGTCCACACGAGCTCGCTGCGCTCGTCGTTCACGTCGTAGTCGAGGCACAGCTCGACGCCACCCACGGCGTCGACGATGCCCTCGACGCCGCCGAACCCGACCTCGACGTAGTGGTCGACCGTGAGGCCGGTGAGCTGCTCGACGGTCTGCACCAACAGGGGTGGACCGCCCCACGAGTACGCCGAGTTGAGCTTGCTCGCGCCGTTGCCGGGGATCTCCGCGTAGGTGTCGCGCGGGAGGCTGATGAGCGAGACGGGTCCGCTCGACGGCGCGTGCAGGACCATGATCGTGTCCGTGCGCGCTCCTTCGGTGCCGTCCTCGCTGATGCCCTCGCCCCGCGCGTCGGAGCCGGCGAGGAGGTAGGTGTTCCCCGGGGTGCCGGGCGCGCCCGAGAGGGCGTCGACGTGCTGGATCTTGCCGTTCGCCCAGATCAGCAGGCCCACGGGCCACGCGAGGAGCGCGACGAGCAGGACGCACGCGGTGAGACCGATCACGCGTCCCTTGCGGACCCGGAAGCCACCCCCTCCGGTTCGCGGCGCCCCGGTGCCGGACGGGGGACGTCCACCCCGGTCGCCGGGCCCGCCCGTGCGGGGGCGGGTCGCTGCTGCCGGTCGGCTCCGTGCCGTCGTCGGGGCGGCGGCCCGGGCACCCGCGTGCTGCGACGAGGAGATGCGTGCGGGCGCCGGCGCCGGGCTCCGGGGGTGTTGCCGCTCCGGGGCGACCGACGGGGGCAGAGCCCCGGCCGCGGTACCGCTCCGCGTGCGCGCGGCCCGTGCGGGAGGCGCCGGCGGGAGTGTGCCCTGGCGTGCAGGGGTCACCGGGATCTCGCGCGACGACTGGCGCTTGATGCGGGGCTCGAGCCGTACGGCGTCGTCGGGGGCGGAGGACCGCGGGCGCGTGCGACCGCTGTTCCCCACGGCGATCGCGTCGTCGACGGACGACGGTCGCGGCGCGCGCCCGCCCTGGGGCGTGAAGCTCGGGGGCAGCGACCGGGGGTCGCGGGACGGGTCGGTCATGGCGTCACCCGCACTGGGCGGTCTCGTCGGCGGCGGAGAACGCCTCCTTGCCGGCTTCCTTCGTCTGCACCGGCGTGGGCTCCGTCGCGCCCGTGCCCTCGGTGGCGCCCCCGTCGGACGACGAGGGCGCGTCCGCGCCGTCCGTCGACCCGGCGCCGCCCTCGGCGGCGGTCTCGGGGGCGGGCTCCTCCTCTGCCGGTGCGACGACCGGCTCGTCGGCACGGACCTTCGCCCAGAGCTCGTCGGCCTCCGACGTCCACACGACCTTGGCGTCGGGGTCCTTCGGGTCCGGCGCGTTGGGAACCGTCATGAAGGTGATGTTGCCACTGGTCGCGCCCTTGAGGCTGAAGGCGAGCCCGGCGAGGCTCGGGATCGACGACAGGTTGTCGCTCATGGTCAGCGACCTGGTGCCCGCGTCGACGAAGCCGTAGATCTGCCCGAGGTCCGACAGGAGGTTCTTCGACAGGACCTGGTTCATGGTGGCGGCCAGGAGCTGCTGCTGGCGACCGATGCGGCTCAGGTCGGACCCGTCGCCGACGCCGTACCGGGCACGGGCGAAGCCGAGCGCCTGGGCCCCGTCGAGCGTCTGCCAGCCCGCGGCGAGCTGGAGGTCGGCCTTCGGGGAGTCGATCGCCTCGGGGATGCAGATGGGGACGCCCCCGATCGCGGTGACCATGTTCTGGAAGCCGGCGAAGTCGACGACGACGAAGCCGTCCACGAACACGTCGGTGAGGCTCTCGACGGTCTGGGTCGTGCACGCGGCGGCCGAGTCGACGTCGCCGCCGACGGTCGCGCCGTTCGCGAACGCGGCGTTGAAGCGCGTGTTCGCGGGCGCGGTGGTCTTGCCGTTCGTGGTGTTGCACGCGGGCACGTCGACGCGGGAGTCGCGCGGGATCGAGATCATCTCGATGCGCGTCCGGTCGGCGGACACGTGCAGGAGGATCGTCGTGTCCGAGCGCATGCCCTCGACGCCCGCGACCTCGTGGCCGTTCTCGCCGCCGCGCTCGTCGGAGCCCATCACCAGGACGTTCAGCGGCTTCCCCGCGTTGGGGTCGCTCGGGTCCGGGACCGACTGCTCAGGTCGGTCGGTGACGAGCTCGAGGCCGTTCGACGACGAGATGTTGCCGCCGATGCTCGAGAGCGCCGAGGCACCACCGACGGCGCCGAACGCGAGCGCAGCGGTGGCGACGAGCCCGATCGAGCGCGCGACGCCGTGCGTCCGGATCGCCCGGGCGTGCGCCGGCCCGCGCGACGGCCCGGCGGCCGCCGCTGCGCGGCTCTGTGCACGGGAACGGGAGTTCACGGGAGTCGAGCATAGGTGGCGGGTGCGGGTCCGAGGAGCGGGCACGGGGCCCAGCGGGTGGAGGACCTGTGGAGGCTCACACGGGTTCGTCGCGCCGCGACTCGGCCGTGCCGTCGGTTCCGGGAGCGCCGTCCTCGGGACGTGCGAGCCTGGCCTCGGCGAGGCTGAGCTCGCGGGCGAGCAGCGTGATCTTCCGGGAGAGAAGGTTGGCCCGCCGGTGGCTCGTCGCGATGTAGCTGACGAACGCGATGACGAGCGCGTAGAGGAGCAGGTCGGTGCCGCGGCCGACGCCCATCGCCTTGGCGAGGTAGGTCAACCAGGCTGGGTACAGGACGGACACCACCGCGACGACGACGAACCCCACGAGGAGCAGGCGTCGGATGGCCTGGTGCCGCGCGTTGGCCGTCGACCGCGTGAGGAGGACGGTGACGACGCCGATCGCGACGACGAGGACGATCTCGATGAGCATGACGTGCTCCGCCCTACTTGAAGACGAGGTCGACGAGGATGTTGACCGAGTTCCAGAGCGACTGGCCCTTGGACCGTGAGTAGTCCGTGTACAGCAGGTGCACGGGGTACTCGCGCCAGGGCAGCCGCGTGCGACCGAGCTGGAGGACGATCTCGCTCGCGTGGGCCATGCGGTCCTGCTGCAGGTTGATGCCGCGCGCCGCGTCCACCCGCACGACGCGCAGTCCGTTGTGCGCGTCGGTGAGCCGCAGACCCGTGCTCATGTTGGTGAACCAGACGGCCGTTCGCAGGACGACCCGCTTCACCAGGCCGGGCCGCGTCCGGGAGTCGAGGAAGCGCGACCCGAACACGATGGCGACGTCCTCCTCCCGGGCGAGGTCGACCATCGCCGCAGCGTCGTCCACCTGGTGCTGCCCGTCGGCGTCGAACGTGACGAGGTACCGGGTACCGGGAAGGGTGCGGGCGTACTCGATGCCGGTCTGCAGCGCGGCCCCCTGACCGAGGTTGACCGCGTGCCGCAGGACGATCGCCCCTGCGGCGTGCGCCCGCTCCGCCGAGTCGTCCGTGCTGCCGTCGTCGACGCAGACGACGTGCGGGAACGTCACCGTCGCGTCCTTCACGACCTGACCGATCACGGCACCCTCGTTGAACAGGGGTACGACGAGGCAGACGTCGTCGTAGCGCGCCGTCTCGATGGGCGCGCGACGAGGTGCCACGGCGTCCGGTTCGTGCATGGCGACCATTGTTGCAGCCCCCGGCGCAGGCTCAGGACCTTGGTCGGTCGTTGCGACGCGCGGGGGACCGGTAGCCTTGCCGTCGCGGCGCCGGGACCGGCCCGCGGCAAACGGCTCGACGAAGGGCACCTAGGGCATGGGCGTGCGCATCGCGCAGAGCGCCGACGTCGCCGAGGACGCGACGATCGGTGACGGAAGTCAGATCTGGCACCTCGCACAGGTACGCGAGGGTGTCACGATGGGGGAGGGCTGCGTCGTCGGGCGCGGTGCCTACGTCGGCACCGGCGTGCAGATGGGCCGGAACTGCAAGGTGCAGAACTACGCGCTCGTCTACGAGCCGGCGTCCCTGGCAGACGGCGTGTTCATCGGCCCGGCCGTGGTGCTCACCAACGACACCTACCCGCGCGCCGTGAACCCCGACGGGTCGCTCAAGAGCGCGGACGACTGGCACGCGGTGGGGGTGACGATCGGCGAGGGTGCTGCGATCGGGGCCCGTGCGGTGTGCGTCGCGCCCGTGACCGTCGGGGCGTGGGCCACGGTGGCCGCCGGTGCGGTGGTGACCAAGGACGTGCCCGACCACGCGATCGTCGTCGGGGTTCCCGCACGACGCGTCGGCTGGGTGGGCCGCGCCGGGCAGCCGCTGCAGCAGGACGGCGAGCACTGGGTGTGCCCCGTCACGGGCACCCGATACGAAGAGCACGACGAGACCATCAGAGAGGTAGCGGCCGAATGAGCCAGACACTGATCCCCGCGGCGAAGCCGATCGTCGGCGACGACGAGCGTGCGGCCGTGGACCGCGTCCTGCGCAGCGGGATGATCGCGCAGGGCCCTGAGGTCGCGGCGTTCGAGCAGGAGTTCGCCGACGTCCTCGTCGGGGGACGCACGTGCGTGGCGGTGAACTCGGGCACGTCGGGCCTGCACCTCGGGCTCCTGGCCGCGGGCATCGGTCCCGGCGACGAGGTGATCGTCCCGTCGTTCACGTTCGCGGCGACCGCCAACTCGGTCGCTCTCACGGGTGCGACCCCGGTCTTCGCCGACATCGAGCCGGACTACTTCTGCCTCTCGCCCGACGCGGTGCGCGCCGCGATCACGGAGCGCACCAAGGCGATCATGCCCGTGCACCTCTACGGGCACCCGGCCGACATGGTGGCCCTCGGTGCGATCGCCGACGAGCACGGCCTCCAGCTCTTCGAGGACGCCGCCCAGGCGCACGGAGCGTCGCTCGACGGACGCCCGGTGGGCTCCTTCGGCTCGTTCGCGATGTTCAGCCTCTACCCGACGAAGAACATGACCTCGGGTGAGGGCGGCATGGTGTCGTGCGCGACGGACGAGATCGCACGGAACGTCCGCCTCCTGCGCAACCAGGGGATGGAGCGCCAGTACGCCAACGAGGTCGTCGGGTTCAACGCGCGCATGACGGACGTCCACGCGGCCATCGGCCGCGTGCAGCTCACCAAGGTCCAGGGCTGGACGGCGGACCGTCAGCGGAACGCCGCGTTCCTCTCCGAGAACCTCGACGGCGTCGTCACGCCGCCCGTCGCGGACGGCGCGGTGCACGTGTACCACCAGTACACGATCCGCGTCGCGGACGACCGTGACGGCGTGGTGAAGGCCCTGCGCGAGGAGCACGGCGTCGGGTCGGGCGTCTACTACCCGATCCCGAACCACCGCCTCGAGAGCCTCAAGCACTTCGCACCCGGGCTGGAGCTTCCCGAGACCGAGATCGCTGCGCAGCAGGTCATCTCGCTGCCCGTGCACCCGTCGCTGACCCAGGAGGACCTGGAGCGGATCGTGACCGGGGTCGACGCGGTCGTGAAGGCCGGTGCGTGACCGCAGTCCGGCAGTGACTCCCGGCGCGTCGCGACCGGGTCGGACGCAGGGGCGGGTCCGGGCGTGAGCGCCCGGACCCGCTCACGGCGCCGGGCGGAGCCCATGGATCGCGTCGAGAGAGGGTACGGTCGCCCGGTGGAACGCCCGACCCGCGTCACGCTCGCCACGCGGATCTACCTGCCAGAGCCCGCTGCAGCGTCCTTCCGGCTCGCGGCCCTGACGTCGGCGCTGGCCGACGAGGGCGCCGACGTGACCGTCGTGACGTCGTCGGTGCCCGCCTCGATGGGGGTCGAGCAGCACCGTCGTGGTGTGCGCGTCCGCCGCCGCCCCGTGCTCCGGGACGCCAGCGGATACGTGCGCGGGTACCTGCCGTACCTGAGCTTCGACGTGCCGCTCTTCTTCCGGCTGCTCACGGGTGGACGACCGCACGTCGTCGTGGCCGAACCGCCCCCGACGACGGGAGCGGTCGTACGCCTGGCGTGCGCGCTGCGGCGCGTGCCCTACGTGTACTACGCCGCGGACATCGTCTCGGACGCCGCGGGCTCGACGGGTGCGCCTCGGTTCGTCGTCGGCGCGGTGCGCGCGCTCGAGCGCTTCGCCCTGCGCGGCGCCTCGACGGTGCTCACGGTGACGGAGGCCGTCGAGGCACGGGCCTCGCAGCTCGGTGCCGCGCGAACGGCCATCGTGCGGCACGGCGTGGACACGGACGTGTTCAACGCCGAGGTCGCGCCGCTCGAAACGGGGCAGCACGGCCCGTACGCCGTGTACGCCGGCAACGCGTCGGAGTGGCACGGCGCAGAGGTGTTCCTCGAGGCGTGGCCGGACGTCGTCCGGGCAGTGCCCGGCGCGCGCCTCGTGTTCCTCGGGCGCGGCAGCATGCACGGGCGCCTCGCAGAGCTGGCGGCAGCGATGCCCGACGGCGGCGCGAGCGTGACGTTCCTGCCTCAGCAGCCCGCCGACCAGGCCGCCCGCTGGCTCCGTGGCGCCGACGTCGCCCTGTCGAGCATCCGGCCGGAGTCGGGCTACGAGTTCGCGATCCCTACCAAGGCGCTCGCCGCGATCGCGGTCGGCACGCGCGTGCTCCAGGCCGGGCCCGGTCCCGTCGGGCAGATCATCGAGCGGGCTGGCGCCGGGCAGGTAGTCCCGCACACGGCGGACGCGGTCGTGCGCGCGCTGGCCACGATGCTGGAGACGCCGCCGTCGCGCGACGAGCGGGTCCGGGTCGCGGCCTGGGCCGAGGAGCACCTCTCGCTGCGCTCGACGTCGGCGTTCGCCGCTCGGTGCGTCCTCGGCGCGACCGTGTCCGGAGGCGGACCGAGGTCGAGGGACGGGAGCCGTGGTGCAGTTCACTGAGCCCGGGCTCGACGCGCTGCGCGTCGGCGCGCACCGCCCACCACCTCGGGGTCCCGTGACGGTTCGCCGGCCCGGGCCGATCCGCAGGGCCGTGTGGTGGATCGCCTCGTGGCTTCCGCCTGCCTTCTTCCTCCGGATCGTGCGGCCGACCGAGGGCGGGGACTCGTCTGCGTTCCCGCGGGTCCAGGTCCCGGCGACGCCTGTGCGCCTGTTCGTCGGACCGACGAACGCCGCCGGACAGGGCTGGGCCTGGGCGCGTGCCGTGGAACGGTTCGCCGACGACGTCGGTGCGCAGAACATGGCCTATCGGCGCACCCTGGCGTTCCCGGCCGATGTCGACGCCCGGAAGGCGTTGCGCGGCTCGCGAGCGTGGCAGTCTGCTCAGCGCCGTGAAGTGCTGCGTTTCAGCCACGTGGTGATCGAGGCGCAGGAGTCGCTGTTCCCCGCGCTCGGGCGGGGGGTCGCGGGCGAGGTGCACGAGCTGCGCGACGCGGGAGTCGCGGTCGCGACGCTCTGCCACGGCAGCGACGTCCGCCTCCCGAGCGCTCACGCGCAGCGAGACCCATGGTCGCCGTTCCTGCTCGAGTCCTACACCGACACCCCGCTGCTCCAGGCCCGCGCGGAGCGCAGCCACGAGCTGCTCCGGCGGCTCCACGAGGAGGGTGTTCCGGCCTTCGTCTCGACCCCCGACCTGCTGCTCGACGTCCCGTGGGCGACGTGGCTCCCCGTCGTGGTCGACGTCGACCGGTGGAGGACGGACACCGCGCCGCTCGAGCGCGACGTCCCCGTCGTCGTGCACGCTCCGAGTCGCGCCGCGCTGAAGGGGACGGACCTGGTGGAACCCGTGCTCCGCGCGCTCGAACGAGAGGGCCGCGTGGTGTACCGGCAGGCGACGGGGCTCGACCGCGACGGGATGCTCGCGCTCTACCGCGACGCGGACGTCGTCGTCGACCAGCTCCGCCTGGGGATCTACGGGGTGGCGGCCTGCGAGGCGATGGCCGCGGGCAGGGTCGTCGTCTCGCACGTCTCCCAGCAGTCGCGTCGCGAGGCGAGGAAGGCCGCCGGGCAGGACCTGCCCGTCGTCGAGGCGACGGCGGACACCCTCCGCGACGTGCTGCTCGACGTGGTCGACGGCCGGGACCGGGCACGTGCTGTCGCGGCTCGCGGCCCCGGGTTCGTTCGGGTGCTGCACGACGGTCGCGCATCCTCTCGGGCCCTGGGCGACTTCCTGTCGTCCCCTGGCGGCACGAGCGTCCCCGGAGGCACCCGGCGTACGGCCGACGTGCGGGCGTCGAGTGTGAGGAGGCAGTCGTGAGCGTGGTCAACAGGCTGGTCAGCACCCTGGTGGCGAAGCGATCCCGGCTCCCACGTCGGGTCAACGCGATGATCGACCGCCTCGTCGCGCCTGGGTCGGGGCCGCTGGGCCGGTTGCTCCAACGAGTCGCCGGCGTGACGGTGGCACGCAGCGTCGCCCCTCCGCCGCCGATGCCCGAAGAGGCTGTGCGGCTGTACGTCGGGCCGACGAACTATGCCGGGCAGGGGTACCTGTGGTGCCGGGCCGTGGAGCGCGAGATCGACGGGGTCGCCGCGGTCAACATGGCCGCCGAGGCCGACCACGGCTTCCGTTTTCCAGCGGACGACGCCGTGCCGATCGCCACCTACCTGATGAGCCACCGCTGGCAGCAGGACCGTGAGGCGTACGTGCGGAGGTTCACGCACGTCGTGTTCGAGGCGGAGCGTCCGCTCTTCGGCCGGCTCCACGGGGGTGACGCCTTCGCCGAGGCACGGATGCTGCGCGACGCCGGCCTGCGCGTCGCGATGATGTGCCACGGCACCGACGTGCGTCTGCCGAGCCGCCATCGGCAGGGGAGCCGCTGGTCGCCGTTCCACGACGACCCACGCTTCGAGGTTCTCGAGGACGCCGCACGTCGCAACCTGGCGGGCCTGGCCGCTCTGGGTGCCCCCGTCTTCGTCTCGACACCGGACCTGCTGGACGACGTGCCGTCGGCGACGTGGTGCCCTGTGGTGGTCGACGCCTCGCGCTGGCGCAACGACGTGGCCGTGCTCGAGCGGGAGCGGCTCCGCGTCGTCCACGTCCCGAGCAGCTCAGGGGTGAAGGGCACCGCCCTCATCAGCCCGGTGCTGGAGCGCCTCGCCTCGGAGGGCGTCGTGGACTACGAGCACGTCCAGGGTGTGCCGGCGGACGAGATGCCCGCCCTCTACGCGGGCGCCGACGTCGTCCTCGACCAGTTCCGGCTCGGGAGCTACGGCGCGGCGGCGTGCGAGGCGATGGCGGCGGGACGAGTCGTGATCGGTCATGTCACGCGGACGGTGCGGGAGCGCGTCCGCGACGCTACCGGACGAGAGCTGCCGATCGTCGAGGCGACGCCCGACACCTTGCGGGACACGCTCATCGACATCGCCGCACGCCGCGACACG
This region includes:
- a CDS encoding DUF2304 domain-containing protein, translating into MLIEIVLVVAIGVVTVLLTRSTANARHQAIRRLLLVGFVVVAVVSVLYPAWLTYLAKAMGVGRGTDLLLYALVIAFVSYIATSHRRANLLSRKITLLARELSLAEARLARPEDGAPGTDGTAESRRDEPV
- a CDS encoding 5-(carboxyamino)imidazole ribonucleotide synthase gives rise to the protein MAAPVIAVVGGGQLARMMAPAAGELGVHLRVLVEAPDSSAAQVVVDAPVGVASDEAAIRSLIAPDTGEPAAVLTFEHEHVPNALLMDLLEHGTPVRPGPDALVHAQDKIVMRRRLTELGVPCPRWAALPTAPDAARTALADFLAEVGGEAVVKTARGGYDGKGVRVVSVADGGPEQVAEWIEAAAAGGPALLVEEKVPFTRELAVLVARRPSGGTDGRGEVRTWPVVESIQRDGVCAEVIAPAPGLTDPEAERARDAAVRIAEGLGVTGVLAVEMFEVAGEDGPRVLVNELAMRPHNSGHWTIDGAVTSQFEQHLRAVLDLPLGDTAATAHWTVMANVLGSTLGALTDALPDVLAAHPDAKVNLYGKGVRPGRKLGHVNVSGDDLDEVRRRALAAAAILRGERPESTVEDSENEERA
- a CDS encoding acyltransferase, producing the protein MGVRIAQSADVAEDATIGDGSQIWHLAQVREGVTMGEGCVVGRGAYVGTGVQMGRNCKVQNYALVYEPASLADGVFIGPAVVLTNDTYPRAVNPDGSLKSADDWHAVGVTIGEGAAIGARAVCVAPVTVGAWATVAAGAVVTKDVPDHAIVVGVPARRVGWVGRAGQPLQQDGEHWVCPVTGTRYEEHDETIREVAAE
- a CDS encoding LCP family protein, which encodes MNSRSRAQSRAAAAAGPSRGPAHARAIRTHGVARSIGLVATAALAFGAVGGASALSSIGGNISSSNGLELVTDRPEQSVPDPSDPNAGKPLNVLVMGSDERGGENGHEVAGVEGMRSDTTILLHVSADRTRIEMISIPRDSRVDVPACNTTNGKTTAPANTRFNAAFANGATVGGDVDSAAACTTQTVESLTDVFVDGFVVVDFAGFQNMVTAIGGVPICIPEAIDSPKADLQLAAGWQTLDGAQALGFARARYGVGDGSDLSRIGRQQQLLAATMNQVLSKNLLSDLGQIYGFVDAGTRSLTMSDNLSSIPSLAGLAFSLKGATSGNITFMTVPNAPDPKDPDAKVVWTSEADELWAKVRADEPVVAPAEEEPAPETAAEGGAGSTDGADAPSSSDGGATEGTGATEPTPVQTKEAGKEAFSAADETAQCG
- a CDS encoding LCP family protein yields the protein MIGLTACVLLVALLAWPVGLLIWANGKIQHVDALSGAPGTPGNTYLLAGSDARGEGISEDGTEGARTDTIMVLHAPSSGPVSLISLPRDTYAEIPGNGASKLNSAYSWGGPPLLVQTVEQLTGLTVDHYVEVGFGGVEGIVDAVGGVELCLDYDVNDERSELVWTAGCHVADGHTALAFSRMRYSDPKGDIGRAERQRQVIGAISAKAANPSIVFRPGDQVALLDSGIGALTVDQSTGIIDLGKLALAFRKANGPDGVTGTPPISNPDYRPGGNVGSTVQLDPETVGQFWVDVRDGNLPPGPVGGLPQ
- the purE gene encoding 5-(carboxyamino)imidazole ribonucleotide mutase, with product MSENPVVGIVMGSDSDWPVMEAAADALAEFGVPVEVDVVSAHRMPVEMIDYGRTAAERGLRVIVAGAGGAAHLPGMLAAVTPLPVIGVPVPLRHLDGMDSLLSIVQMPAGVPVATVSVGGARNAGLLAARILATGTDDASARLREQMVAFQADLGDQARAKGARLRASRSGEQRTGFGA
- a CDS encoding DegT/DnrJ/EryC1/StrS family aminotransferase, producing MSQTLIPAAKPIVGDDERAAVDRVLRSGMIAQGPEVAAFEQEFADVLVGGRTCVAVNSGTSGLHLGLLAAGIGPGDEVIVPSFTFAATANSVALTGATPVFADIEPDYFCLSPDAVRAAITERTKAIMPVHLYGHPADMVALGAIADEHGLQLFEDAAQAHGASLDGRPVGSFGSFAMFSLYPTKNMTSGEGGMVSCATDEIARNVRLLRNQGMERQYANEVVGFNARMTDVHAAIGRVQLTKVQGWTADRQRNAAFLSENLDGVVTPPVADGAVHVYHQYTIRVADDRDGVVKALREEHGVGSGVYYPIPNHRLESLKHFAPGLELPETEIAAQQVISLPVHPSLTQEDLERIVTGVDAVVKAGA
- a CDS encoding glycosyltransferase family 4 protein, with protein sequence MERPTRVTLATRIYLPEPAAASFRLAALTSALADEGADVTVVTSSVPASMGVEQHRRGVRVRRRPVLRDASGYVRGYLPYLSFDVPLFFRLLTGGRPHVVVAEPPPTTGAVVRLACALRRVPYVYYAADIVSDAAGSTGAPRFVVGAVRALERFALRGASTVLTVTEAVEARASQLGAARTAIVRHGVDTDVFNAEVAPLETGQHGPYAVYAGNASEWHGAEVFLEAWPDVVRAVPGARLVFLGRGSMHGRLAELAAAMPDGGASVTFLPQQPADQAARWLRGADVALSSIRPESGYEFAIPTKALAAIAVGTRVLQAGPGPVGQIIERAGAGQVVPHTADAVVRALATMLETPPSRDERVRVAAWAEEHLSLRSTSAFAARCVLGATVSGGGPRSRDGSRGAVH
- a CDS encoding glycosyltransferase family 2 protein — encoded protein: MHEPDAVAPRRAPIETARYDDVCLVVPLFNEGAVIGQVVKDATVTFPHVVCVDDGSTDDSAERAHAAGAIVLRHAVNLGQGAALQTGIEYARTLPGTRYLVTFDADGQHQVDDAAAMVDLAREEDVAIVFGSRFLDSRTRPGLVKRVVLRTAVWFTNMSTGLRLTDAHNGLRVVRVDAARGINLQQDRMAHASEIVLQLGRTRLPWREYPVHLLYTDYSRSKGQSLWNSVNILVDLVFK